The Gossypium hirsutum isolate 1008001.06 chromosome D03, Gossypium_hirsutum_v2.1, whole genome shotgun sequence genomic interval TTGTATTGATTCTACATTATAATTAGTCGGACATACAGAATACAAAATTTGAACTGTTGTATAAATTTTGAATCGATTTGCTTCATAtggaataaatttttaaaaaaaaaaagtagaaatggGGTAGGGtggatttttttccttttagatTGCGGGTATGGAGCGATTATAGAAATTGCGGGTTCCGCTTCGTCCTGCTTCACtgtataaaattatcatttaattttgtatatatatatttattaaaagagtaaaaatgtaataatgtattataaaaaaattcatatattttatgttcatacttttttttctgaagaattatatttaaatatttgcttgactttaaaagtattaaaaacaagtagcaaaaattaaattgaagtggAGTAGGGTGAAGCGGAGATGGATGCATCCAACATTCATAGAAGTTATAGTAGATTTCAAGATTATACATTAAGAGTGGAATTGAGGGTGGAGCAAAGCGTGTCAATTATGGAATTTTATAATACACACTTTATTACTTCCATCAGTAGTATATAATgacaattgataattttatcgattgagtttGTGTCACAAGTTAACTCCAAACCAACGTAAGATCGATGACAACATCATGATAAATTAAACAATTGTAGtacatttagtattcttaatcagatgtatttacatgtttaaatttcattttagttttttcatttATTGTACATATTGCATGccttattattaattagttttaaatcatACGTCTCattatttattttgtatgttgttttgAAACACACCATTGTGTATCCCGACGTTaataaagttaacatttgttaatttttccaTCAATTCTTGGATGATTTGACAAAGAACACAAATTTAAGtattaaaagagacaaaaaattaaataaaaaactaaaataattttttttataaaattagagggccaaataaattattatacccAATACAAATAATTCATCCTATTTTATCAAAGTTTCCAAACAAATtctagaaagaaaaagaaattcaaattcaaattaagaACATTTAGATGTGAGTTACGAGTTTATCCAATCAACTTAAAattcaaattcttatttaaagaaaaaggattaaattggttGGACTACTTCTCCCGCTCACAGAATGTGTGTGAGAAAGAACTCACTATACTTCCATTAAATTCATCATTAATGACATTATTTTGTCTTAAAAATATACTTTCCAGAGTTTTCTTATTCAGATAAATTAGCCTTGAAGTAATTTTAGCCTGTTATTAAGATGATTTAATTTTGAgtattaaatatttgtttttcttaaCATTcgaataatttcaaatatatcaCAAAAAAGTGAaataattcaagtattttgattcAGTGACTATTTTCATTTTGCCACccataattattttgtaaaaagtaatcacatatatatatatatatattaaaatacatcaatTAGAGTTTGAGAATTTATATGTAATTAAACCTAAAATCTTTTAATCAAAGTTCAGGTTGAGAATGGCTGCTGCGGCAAACCCTAAAGAAGCTGTGTGCGTGACCGGAGCTAACGGATTTATAGGGTCATGGCTGGTCCGCACCCTCCTTCAAGGCGGCTATACCCGGGTCCACGCAGCGATTTACCCAGGCTCAGACCCCAACCATCTGTTGTCTCTCCCCGGCGCCACTTCCCGAGGCGTGGTGCTGCAGGTGTACGAGGCCGACGTCTTGGACTACCCAGCCGTCCTCAAAGCGGTGGAGGGCTGCCAGGGTGTATTCCACGTGGCCTCTCCTTGCAGTCTGGAAGATCCCAAAGACCCAGACAAGGAACTGGTGAGACCAGCGGTGCAGGGCACACTCAACGTACTCGAAGCCGCTAGATCAGCCAAGGTCAGACGGGTGGTGCTGACTTCCTCTATATCAGCCATGGTTCCAAACCCCAATTGGGACCCTAAAACCCAAGGACCCTTCAACGAATCATCCTGGACAGACCTGGAATACTGCAAGGCACGACATAAATGGTATCCAGTGTCAAAGACCCTAGCTGAGAAAGCGGCATGGGAATATGCAGAGAAACATGGACTTGATGTAGTGGCTATAAATCCAGCAACATGTTTAGGTCCTATGTTGCAACCCAACTTGAATGCAAGTTGCGCGGTGCTGCTACAATTGTTACAAGGCTCTAAAGATACCCAGGAGTACCACTGGTTAGGGGCAGTCCATGTTAAAGATGTTGCCAAAGCACAGATATTATTGTTCCAGTCACCTGTTGCTTCTGGTAGATATCTTTGCACTAATGGTATCTATCAGTTCTCTCAGTTTGCTCAAACTGTGTCCAAACTTTTCCCTCATTATCCTGTCCAcaggttttgttttgttttctctcTTTAATTCTTTTTTACCTGTAATAGTGTTTTTGTTAGTGTAGTAGTGCAAGTTTTAACATTGCTGAAACAACATTTGAACATTCAGGTTTGCAGAGGAAACACAACCGGGGTTAGTTCCTTGCAAAGAGGCAGCCAAGCGATTAATTGATTTGGGTCTAGTTTTCACACCAGTTGAAGATGCTGTTCGTGAGACTGTGGACTCTTTGGTAACCAAAGGCTTCCTGAAATCGCACTAGCGGATGTTACATTCAGAAATTAGGAAAACAAAACCtgttatgatttttttctttttcttttgttttaaattttccgTCTACGTAAGTCTAAAGTAAAAAGGTCGACAAAGTTTGTTGTCTTtgcttttaaattatatattttatttggatAAAGCATTAAGAAGAGACGTGTGTTACCTTAATCACTTTGAGTCGACCAACAGTTCATGGAATGAAAAACATGAATCTTGCAGCTTTTTCAGACTTGAAAATTGTGCAATTTAAACTATAGATGCTTCCTTGCTTTAATGAACAGCttattatctaattaattaaccTTGAACCTATGCACTTCAATTTGTTTTTTTCATAGTTCAAAGAGGACAACAAAAAGAGCCATCGAGGCTCCTAGCACGATGAGGCATTGACTCGAGTCCAGTAGAGGTAAAGCCCCGAAAGGCGAGTGTATCTAACAATCTTGATTAGAAAAAGATCATCATTGCTCGAGTCAGGCTTCCCTCTCTAATGGAAGCAAGGAAGAGACTTTGGCACAAACGCGACTGGTACAAACGAAAGCCATTAAGGCCAGCAACTCAAGCAGAACAAGGCCTTTACTCGAGTCTTATAGAGGCAAAGCCCCAAAAGGCGAGTAAATCTAACAatctagataaaaaaaaaatcatcgtTGCTTGAATCAAGCCTCCTTGTCTAATGGAAGCAAGGAAGAGACTGTGACACAAACGTGAGTTTCTGAACCTTGATGCAGTAAGTCTTTAAGCATTCATTGCCTCCGGTAGTGGATGTGACTATTGACTTGAAACAATAGTAGTAACGAGATCCCAAAAGGCCTAACTCTTGAGGGGACTCGATAGACCAAATTCACCAAGGACTTAGTGAATTGAGTCCTGTACGGGACTCAAGTGTCACAACCCAACCAAGAGCcacaaaaaattattattctgACATGACCTCATCCTACCAAAAAAGTGGCCGGAGTCCAGAAATGTGACAAGGCCAGGGGTGGAAATGGGACTGGTGGCCGGCTATTCCTTGGCCAAACAGCTGGTCACATTACAACACCAAAAACCTTAAGACTAAAAAAACAACAGTCACTCAGGATCTCCTGCCAGAGATCCGAGTGAACCAATGGATGAGGCGAAGAGACTGCTAGGCTGAGTGGCACATGGAGGAAACTGCCAGTGATGGTTTGAAGCAATAGACGGATCAGTCTAGGCAAGGCCGGATGCAGCATTCACCTCGACTTGGATGGGGCTGGAAGCCGGAATAGTGATGACGACGATGCTCTAGAGATGAAACAGTAGGCTGCCAGTGAAGAACCAAACCAGAGAAGGTGACAACAAGGAAGTTGTGGGAGCTATAGGGCCAACCGAACATATAGGATTGAAGAGGAGAGAAAGAGCTTTCGATCGTCTACAGCCTTGGCCGGAAGACACAAAAGGCACCGGCGGCAGGGAGAGCAAAATGAGAGACTTCAACCATTCATGTGAAAGTTTTCATTAACAGCAAGCTTTAGCAACAAAGTTCATTTTTCGACGCGGAATAAGAAATGTTCATCACATTAGTATTCCATCATTCCCTTCAAAAGAAATCTTAGATCCAAAACAACCTTGGAAACGCCCAAAAGATACATTAatgattcattcattcatttattttacaGGAAAAATATCTACCTTCACCATATGAATGTAATCTTCCCATTGTACCTCCAAAATACTCGAGAATGCAGATGTGCAACTGAGAAAACTCTACCAATTCGCATAAAGATCGGCAAGAGCTCCGTACACTGCAAGGAACCCTACTACTACTCGGCGGTTGGTTGTCTCCTGCAAAAGCGTAAAGCATATCAACATCTTAGAGCAATCTGATTGAACATTTCATATTGCAGATAGTTTAAAAGTACAAAAGTTTATGAAAGAACCAACATGAAACTTACCTTCCTGCATGTGTTACTGAAACAGTGCATCCAATGTCTCCCTGTAAAAAGCAAGACTCTGCATGTAGCAAAATGCAGCTATCTGTTAAGCTGCATTTTCTGAAAAGGGAACAGAAAAAAGCTAACTAACATGCAAGAATAAGTACTAAAATGTTCATTTTCTATGTGTCTGCATCGACTTGCCAAAATTATGGAAGTTGGAACCTGGTGGCTGAGTTCATATAGGTTGTAGATAATGATAATTGATTGAGTTCGTACCTTGGAGTAGGCATAAACACCGGCCTCTTTAGATCCCACAGGACTTCCTCTTCTAAGAAATTCACCTTCTTTATATATGTATAGTAAGGGAATCCCAGTTGACAATTCTAAGCTAGTAACCTGTTTACTCATAAGAAACAGAGGTTATTAACTGGTACAAAGTACAATACATATTCTATAGGAATATGAGTACTACAAAATATTGTCTTTGCTACCTCCTGTGTAGCTAATTTGTCAAGATACATGATAATAGACCTCAAGGAATTCGCATGTGAAGCAACCATCACATGTTTTCAGGATCAAAGTTGGGGTTCAATCTGCAATGAAAATCTTACTTGTTAATTGGATTCTACATGTTAAGCTGTTTTAAACCTTCAACATAATAAGAACATTAGCCTTAAACCAGGGTGGTGCACTTACATGTTCTCTAAAATAGGCTACAGCTCTTTGAGAACACATTTTCTAGCTCTCGCCATTGGCTGGAGGACTATCGTAAAGTCGTCGCCACTCATGAACTTTCTCTTTGCCGTATCTTTGAGCCGTTTCCAGCTTGTTATGGCCCTGTAACTCCCCATACTTAAAGAGTAAAAAAGCTTGTTTCCAAGCTCAACCAAGAAAATGTTAAAGCCAAGAAAACcagagaaaaatgaaatttaatgtacATTCTTTCATTCAACTCCCAAGCTGTTATAACTGGAACAGATTGCCTTTTAGTCTCTTCACTGAAAACCTGACTCCATTCTTTTGCCCGATCACTTTCCTTATGTATTATGATAGGTACCTGAGAAACATACATGGAACCAAAGGAATCTCTATGTTGCAAGCAATTTGACAACATGACCAAAAGAAAATCAAGACAAGTTATATTACTGCTGCTTTGAAATTCAATTAAAGTTTAATATCTTCAAGTACATTGCATTgaggagaaaaaaatattttacataattagaaaagaaaatcgGAACATTGTTTTGGACTCACCTTTTTATGGCGGTGTTTTGTCATGACAAGCATAGATGTCATCTGTACACGAATCAACAACGACGAGTAGATCATGTCTACAGGTATATTGCTTATTCTCCTGCCGGCTTTGACAGCTTCCTCAAAGCCTTTCTTGGTTAATGGCACATCGACACAACCAGTGAACAAATTTTCTCGTTACATAGAGAATCACCGTGTCGATTAGTATCAAAGCAGATTCCACTACAACAAAATTTACAAACTACACATATCCTCATCTCCTAACACAGggcaacatatatatacatatataattggatCAGGATAAGATGAACTCACCTGATGTATTGTTTTTGTAATCATTTGTATTTTGTGAGAAAGATGAAACAGGATCCACCAGTGGTGAATGAGAAGACAATGCATGAACTCCATGTAACTTTGATTGGCCATAGATAAAACTCCCTCCAACATCAACTACAAAGGCCTTTGAGATAATCTTTAATGGATAATTCCTGAGTTTCTTACAAGTGCTCCATCCATTACCACTGGAATTCAGCTGAATTGTTGCTATTGATTTGTGGAACATGGCAGTAGCCATTCTGATAGTCCAATATAACCTATCTCACGATCAGCAAATTAATATTACTACTTACAAGATATACACCCAAGGAGCAGATAATTCAGCAGAACAGGATATGtttaataaacatgaaaattagAGGAATAAACAAGACATGGCATCAACACAATTGACATGACTAGtttaataatataacatattaaTATTCAACAGGACTGTCACGTAACttccaaaaaaagaaaacaaaaatcggGACTGTCATGTAATGTCATGCTTCCTTTTAAAAGACAAAACCCACAGAGATTCTGGGAAAACAGGTACAATTTTCTTTTGACATTTTTTTCCCATTAGATAAAAGTTATAACgtataaaaaagaatgaaaataaattaatcaaagcaAAGCCATTGCAAAgctgaaaaaaaaatggaaagtaAAGGAACAGTGTAACATACTTGAGAGGCCAAATGGGTATGAATAGAAATTGACAAAATACAATTAGAGAATTCAGGCGAAGGAAGTGACAGTCAGTATAAATGTAGCGGgccaaaaacgaaaggaagagaAAGTGGCGCAACAGTCTCATTTTAAGGGTTAATTCGATTTTTGCCCCCTGAATTTGGTAATTATGTTCACTTTTATGTCAATATTTTTCTTAATCCACTTTGGTATCTGAATTTGATAACTAGGTCTATTTTGATATTTGAACTtggaaaaatagaaaagtttGATGACATGATACTGTTAGATTATACCATGTCATTAGATTTACATTTTTTTAGGTGATGACTTTGTACAATTCTAAAATGTCATGTCATTAAACTTCTACATTTTCAAGTTTGAAGATCAAAATAGAACAGTTGTCAAGTTCGGGTactaaaattgaccaaaaaaGTAGGGTTAATATACTATTGGTATCTAAGTTgggcttcaatgttcaatttggtacttgagtttttttcctaatttggtacttgaattttttCAACTTGATACTTGAGGTTTGTTTGGTCCCAATTTGGTACTTAAGTTCGAGTTTAacattcaatttggtacctaagttttTTCTTTCTCCCAATTAAGTACTTATTTTTTTACTAGAGCACACATGTTAAATATTCATTGGGCCACATAATGTCGTTCGGTATGTGCACCAAATTGAATCTTGAAGCCAAACTCAAGTATCTAACTGGGACCAAAAAAACTTAGGTACCAAATGATACATAatcccaaaaaaaaaatataaatatcaaagtGGATCTAGTTGCCAATTTCataaaccaaaaaaatatattaaccctacattttaatataaaatttaatgttgtagttatttaattaaaaaaactatagAATGATTtgttcttttaaatgattttcgtTTTGGGGTTAACTAAGAGTTCATAAGTAAAATAGATATAGATtgtagtttaaatattatttgtgtgtttatattatattcaaattatcaaataaaaaattatattatttatggcATACATAATATAtggataaaaatatatttcttgaaaaatatatataaagaacagATGGAGTTATTATTAAAGTGATAAAGTTGATGCTTTAGAAACCAGAAATCCCATTGTGTACCACAAAATCTAAACCAACTAATATCGATCTGGAGCCAAAAGTCATCGATTAATGGTAACAATACTAACAACAATGATATTGGATGTTGCTGAGTTGCAAGCGCAAAGTTGATGGATTTATTCTGACTTCCAACTTCAGCTAATATTACGCTCTGAACCCGAAATATGACGAAAAACAGATCAGATAAATGAGCCCTTTAATGTATGTTAGGatacaattcattatttttaCTCATTAATGTTCAATGAATTAATCATTTACACTCAAATGTATGTAGGTAGGAGGAAAGCCAAATTCCTTTAAAatctaattatttataaaaatgaaaatcaatTTGTTTGAATTGGATTTATTATTAAGTAAATGAacttaaaaataaaggaaaaaaaaaatttaattacgcCCTTCCGCGAAAACCCCATCAATTAAGACATTGGACATTAAAAATTCATGAATTAAGTCTTTTAATTATGCTAGCCATTGTATCATTATGAAATCCAACCCATAACCAtgtcattaa includes:
- the LOC107950404 gene encoding cinnamoyl-CoA reductase 1; its protein translation is MAAAANPKEAVCVTGANGFIGSWLVRTLLQGGYTRVHAAIYPGSDPNHLLSLPGATSRGVVLQVYEADVLDYPAVLKAVEGCQGVFHVASPCSLEDPKDPDKELVRPAVQGTLNVLEAARSAKVRRVVLTSSISAMVPNPNWDPKTQGPFNESSWTDLEYCKARHKWYPVSKTLAEKAAWEYAEKHGLDVVAINPATCLGPMLQPNLNASCAVLLQLLQGSKDTQEYHWLGAVHVKDVAKAQILLFQSPVASGRYLCTNGIYQFSQFAQTVSKLFPHYPVHRFAEETQPGLVPCKEAAKRLIDLGLVFTPVEDAVRETVDSLVTKGFLKSH